The genomic segment GGTGATCCTGAAATGGATCGACCGCCTCCCCGGGGAAAAGGACCGGGAGCGCGCCGACACTCTTCTGGACGCATGGCTGAACGGACGCGTGCAAATCGTCGTGCCCCCCCTGTGGTCGTTCGAGGTCGCCAACGTGCTCGGGCGCGAGGATCCCCTGGGCGCCGGTCCGATCATGGAAGAGCTGCTCGGGTACCGGTTCGAGGAAGCGGATCCGACCCCGGAGTTGTGCCGGGCGGCATTCGGGCTGATGAAGGATTTCCGCGTCACGTTTTACGACGCCGTTTACCATGCCGCGGCGCTCCTCCGGGAAGGGGTGTTCGTGACGGCCGATGAAGCGTACCTCCGCAAGGCCGGCCGGCGGGGCGGGGTCGCCCTGCTCCGGGATTTCATCCCGGTTTGACCGGCTCCAGCCGCATGGGTGGGGTGTGATGGTGGACTCCGATCGCGATGCGTCATAAGAGGAGGCGTCAAGGCATGAACAGGCCGACAGGAGCCTCTCTCGTAGAGCTTGCCGGAGGATGGTCGGAGAAAGATGCCCGGGAATTCGATGAATCGGTGCGATTCTTCGAGAAAATCGACAAAGAGATTCCTTCGGGAAAAGCATTGGGTGCGCGTTCGGGAAAAATCGTCGCCCCGGTCGGGTTTCCGCCGGTGACCCGCGGGCAGCTCAGGAGAGTGGGAGAAAAGATCGCGGGACTTCCCGGCGTGGAGAAGGTGATCCTTTTCGGCTCCTACGCCCGTGGGAACCCGACACCGGACAGCGACGT from the Deltaproteobacteria bacterium genome contains:
- a CDS encoding type II toxin-antitoxin system VapC family toxin produces the protein MTVGTAHGERIVVPDASVILKWIDRLPGEKDRERADTLLDAWLNGRVQIVVPPLWSFEVANVLGREDPLGAGPIMEELLGYRFEEADPTPELCRAAFGLMKDFRVTFYDAVYHAAALLREGVFVTADEAYLRKAGRRGGVALLRDFIPV
- a CDS encoding nucleotidyltransferase domain-containing protein, with the translated sequence MNRPTGASLVELAGGWSEKDAREFDESVRFFEKIDKEIPSGKALGARSGKIVAPVGFPPVTRGQLRRVGEKIAGLPGVEKVILFGSYARGNPTPDSDVHLLVVWKTRRPRTDRWMAVSTLFSRRPFPMDIVVRTPREIKDALIRKDCFIREIVSTGKVLYEKE